The genomic stretch ACTCCTACGCCCGCACGGTGGGCGGCCCGGCGTTGCGCCGGCTGACCTTCACCGAGCGCGCCGCGATCCTCAAGCAGCTGGCCGGCTACCTCAACGACCGGCGCGAAGCCGACTACTACCCGCTGTCCTACGCCACCGGCGCCACCCTGTTCGACTCCAAGTTCGACGTCGACGGCGGCATCGGAGTGCTGTTCGCCTATTCCTCCAGGGGTCGCCGCGAGCTGCCGGACTCCACGGTCTACATCGACGGCCCGGTCGATCAGCTGTCCAAGGACGGCTCGTTCGCGGCCCAGCACATCTACACCTCCCGGCGCGGGCTGGCGTTGTTCATCAACGCCTTCAACTTCCCGGTGTGGGGCATGCTCGAGAAGTTCGCGCCGGCGTTCCTGGCCGGCGTTCCGGTCGTGGTCAAGCCGGCTGAGCAGACGTCCTACCTGACGGAGAAGGTCTTCGCCGACATGGTCGAGTCGGGGCTGCTGCCCCCGGGCGCCATCTCGCTGGTCTGCGCGGCGCCCGACGGGCTGCTCGAGCACCTCACCGGCCAGGACGTCGTCTCGTTCACCGGCTCTGCCGCCACCGCCCGGCAGCTGCGCCAGCACCCGGTGGTCAATCGCGAGTCGGTGAAGTTCACCGCCGAGGCGGACTCGCTCAACTGCGCGATCCTCGGCCCGGACGCGGTCACCGGCCAGCCTGAGTTCGACCTGTTCATCCGCGAGCTGAGCCGCGAGATCACCGTCAAGGCCGGCCAGAAGTGCACCGCGATCAGGCGCGCGTTCGTGCCGTCCGGCCAGCTTGACGCGGTCATCGAGACGCTGACCGCCAGGCTGTCCAAGGTGGTGGTCGGTGACCCGCGCACCCCAGGCACCACGATGGGAGCGCTGGCCACCTTGGAGCAGCGCGATGAGCTGGCGGCGAACTTGCGCAAGCTGGAGGCCGGGGCCGATGTGGTGATCGGCGGCCTGGGCTCCGCGGCTGCCCAGGCGCTGCCCGAGAACGGGGCATTCGTGGCGCCGACCGTGTTGCGCGCCCGCAGCGCCACCGCCGAGGCGGTGCACACCGTGGAGCCGTTCGGCCCGGTGGCCACCCTGATCGGTTACCAGGACGCTGACGAGGTCATCGAGCTCGCCGCCCTGGGCGAGGGCTCGCTGGTCGGATCGGTCTACTCCTACGATCCCGACTTCGTCCGCGACGTGGTTCTGGGAGCGGCGGCTCACCACGGCCGGATCCTGGTAGTCGACCGTGACGACGCGCGGTCCTCCACCGGCCACGGCTCGCCGCTGCCGCTGCTGGTGCACGGCGGCCCAGGCCGGGCCGGTGGCGGTGAGGAACTCGGCGGTGTCCGGGGCGTGCTGCACTTCATGCAGCGGACCGCCGTGCAGGGCTCGCCGCGGGCGCTGGCAGCCGTCACCGGACGCTGGACACCTGGCGCGCCGACGATCACCGAGGACGAGCACCCGTTCCGCAAGCACCTGGAGGATCTGGCTATCGGGCAGGTGCTGTTCACCGACAGCCACACCGTCACCGCTGAGGACATCGAGCAGTTCGTGGCGCTGACCGGTGACTCGTTCTACGCCCACACCGATCCCGAAGCCGCCGCGGCCAACCCGCTGTTCGGGGGCATCGTCGCGCACGGTTACTACGTGATCTCCCGGGTCGCCGGCCTGTTTGTGGACCCCGCGCCGGGACCGGTGCTGGCCAACTACGGTTTGGACAACCTGCGCTTCATCACACCGGTCAAGGTCGGTGACTCGATCCGCGCCCAGCTGACCTGCAAGGAGAAGAAGGCGCGCCAGACCGAGGCCTACGGCGAGGTGCGATGGGATCTCATCGTCCGCAACCAGGACGACGAGCTGGTGGCCACCTATGACGTGCTGACCCTGGTGGCCAAGCGCGACAGCTGATCGACCGCCGCCGCTCACAGCCAGCTCTGGTCCATCTCCAAGCTGGCGGTGAGCCGGCGCCGGTTAGCTCGTGTCGTACAGACAGGTAGACGACACGAACCGAGGTGGTCAGCGTGAGCGACCAGTCCACACCCGAGCAGGCCGGTCACGCCAGCGCCCCGTCGGAGCAGCCGTATCACGTGCCGACCGC from Jatrophihabitans sp. encodes the following:
- the paaZ gene encoding phenylacetic acid degradation bifunctional protein PaaZ translates to MKRGSLVAELLRSYLCDQWVTPTGDGFDLLDASTSQPVARWSTEPVDVAAAYSYARTVGGPALRRLTFTERAAILKQLAGYLNDRREADYYPLSYATGATLFDSKFDVDGGIGVLFAYSSRGRRELPDSTVYIDGPVDQLSKDGSFAAQHIYTSRRGLALFINAFNFPVWGMLEKFAPAFLAGVPVVVKPAEQTSYLTEKVFADMVESGLLPPGAISLVCAAPDGLLEHLTGQDVVSFTGSAATARQLRQHPVVNRESVKFTAEADSLNCAILGPDAVTGQPEFDLFIRELSREITVKAGQKCTAIRRAFVPSGQLDAVIETLTARLSKVVVGDPRTPGTTMGALATLEQRDELAANLRKLEAGADVVIGGLGSAAAQALPENGAFVAPTVLRARSATAEAVHTVEPFGPVATLIGYQDADEVIELAALGEGSLVGSVYSYDPDFVRDVVLGAAAHHGRILVVDRDDARSSTGHGSPLPLLVHGGPGRAGGGEELGGVRGVLHFMQRTAVQGSPRALAAVTGRWTPGAPTITEDEHPFRKHLEDLAIGQVLFTDSHTVTAEDIEQFVALTGDSFYAHTDPEAAAANPLFGGIVAHGYYVISRVAGLFVDPAPGPVLANYGLDNLRFITPVKVGDSIRAQLTCKEKKARQTEAYGEVRWDLIVRNQDDELVATYDVLTLVAKRDS